The following proteins come from a genomic window of Aequorivita marisscotiae:
- a CDS encoding substrate-binding domain-containing protein, translating into MKNFLIGGVPEHFNLPWYIALRNKEFQKEGINLRWKDYPGGTGAMAHALRNREIDMAVILTEGIVRDIINGNDSKIVQVFVKSPLLWGIHVAANSDFEAVLDLKGTNAAISRYGSGSHLMAYVNAENHDWNLKTDLKFEVIQDLEGALEGLPKGKGDYFMWEKFMTKPHVDNGTFRLIGESPTPWPSFVIAVHNEVLLENEESVQAILEIINKTTKTFKQIPQIDEMIAERYGQKLEDVREWLSLTSWSNTQLTSEELENIQEKLVELDLIENNIQETSILHQF; encoded by the coding sequence ATGAAGAATTTTTTAATTGGTGGTGTCCCCGAACATTTTAACCTTCCTTGGTATATCGCGTTGCGCAATAAGGAATTTCAAAAAGAAGGTATTAACCTCCGTTGGAAGGATTATCCCGGCGGAACCGGTGCAATGGCGCATGCTTTGCGCAACAGGGAAATTGATATGGCCGTAATTCTCACCGAAGGAATTGTACGCGACATCATTAATGGCAACGATAGTAAAATAGTTCAGGTTTTTGTAAAATCGCCTTTGTTATGGGGAATTCACGTTGCGGCCAATTCAGATTTTGAAGCGGTTTTAGACTTAAAGGGTACAAACGCAGCCATTAGTCGCTACGGGTCTGGCTCGCATTTAATGGCGTATGTAAATGCCGAAAACCACGATTGGAATTTAAAAACCGATTTAAAGTTTGAAGTAATTCAGGATTTGGAAGGCGCTTTGGAAGGGCTGCCAAAAGGAAAAGGCGATTATTTTATGTGGGAAAAGTTTATGACCAAACCACACGTAGATAATGGCACTTTTCGTTTAATTGGCGAATCTCCCACGCCCTGGCCTAGTTTTGTTATCGCCGTGCACAATGAGGTTTTACTGGAAAATGAAGAAAGCGTACAGGCTATTTTGGAAATTATAAATAAAACCACCAAAACCTTTAAACAAATTCCACAAATAGATGAAATGATTGCAGAACGATACGGCCAAAAACTTGAAGACGTTCGGGAATGGTTGTCACTTACCTCGTGGAGCAACACCCAATTAACTTCAGAAGAACTGGAAAATATTCAAGAAAAACTCGTTGAATTAGATTTAATTGAAAATAATATTCAGGAAACCAGCATCTTACATCAATTCTAA
- the ung gene encoding uracil-DNA glycosylase has product MKLTIEPEWRAILTEEFEKPYFKNLIEFVTAEYAAATCFPPINQIFSAFNYMSFQEVKVVIIGQDPYHGFGQAHGLCFSVGENVKIPPSLKNIFEEIRSDIGTPVPENGHLVHWAKQGVLMLNATLTVREGHAGSHQKKGWEKFTDAVIEKLSEERSGLVFMLWGGPAKKKGAKIDTSKHLVLSSGHPSPLAANRGYWFGNKHFSKTNEFLKNKGDTPIEW; this is encoded by the coding sequence ATGAAGCTAACAATTGAGCCCGAGTGGCGGGCTATTTTAACAGAGGAATTTGAGAAACCATATTTTAAAAATTTAATTGAATTTGTAACAGCAGAATATGCTGCGGCAACCTGCTTTCCTCCAATCAATCAGATATTTTCAGCCTTTAACTACATGTCTTTTCAGGAAGTAAAAGTTGTGATAATAGGGCAGGACCCATATCACGGTTTCGGGCAGGCTCATGGTTTGTGTTTTTCTGTGGGTGAAAATGTAAAAATTCCGCCGTCCCTAAAAAATATTTTTGAAGAAATAAGAAGCGACATCGGCACACCTGTGCCAGAAAATGGACACTTGGTGCATTGGGCAAAACAAGGTGTTTTAATGCTTAATGCAACTTTAACGGTTCGGGAAGGACATGCCGGAAGCCATCAAAAAAAAGGTTGGGAGAAATTTACAGATGCCGTTATAGAAAAGCTTTCAGAAGAGAGAAGCGGTTTGGTGTTTATGCTTTGGGGTGGCCCGGCCAAAAAGAAAGGCGCTAAAATAGATACCTCAAAACATTTGGTGCTGAGTAGTGGGCACCCGTCGCCATTGGCCGCTAATAGAGGCTATTGGTTTGGGAACAAACACTTCAGCAAAACAAATGAATTTTTAAAAAATAAAGGAGATACTCCAATTGAGTGGTAA
- a CDS encoding endonuclease MutS2 → MEIKRKARIDNKTLEDLEFPSVLKQVAEFCVTEPGREKVFTITPFRNFDEIAPELQRVKEFTASFEGDNHIPNHGFEPIFRELRMLDIENSTLEVSGFRKILSISETTRILLKFFKKYEEFYDHLNSFSEEVNYTSIFSEEINKRVDKYGEIKDEASTELGAIRRRLNVVKGKINSSFTKALSQYSQNDYLDEIRESVVENRRVLAVKAMHRKKVRGAVLGSSKTGSIVYIEPQETLDYANELSNLIYEEDEEIKRILKAMTEFVRPHASLLASYQEYLITMDVLYAKARYALKINGVLPILVSEKKISLLKAYHPLLLVSNNKRKEKTFPQHIELLPEKRIIVISGPNAGGKSITLKTVGLLQVMLQSGLLISAEPQSEMCFFKRVLTDIGDNQSIENHLSTYSYRLKKMNQFLKKCDKKTLFLIDEFGTGSDPELGGALAETFLEVFYEREAFGIITTHYTNLKLLANELPHAINANMQFDNKSLEPLYQLHLGEAGSSYTFEVAQKNGIPYSLINKAKKKIERGKVRFDKTIANLQKERSNLRKTSESLKTEEQKARIESKQLEEINARVQEKLESYQELFDANQKLISLGKKVDVLSEKYFNNKQKKQLIDELMRLVMIENSKRKKLAPKVKKAVKAKEKKVIQEVEKKVEVIRERKKEEKEKAKKLPPPKPKVILKIGDRVRMIDGRAIGTIDTIEKNKAIVNYGMFTTNVSLEELEKV, encoded by the coding sequence ATGGAAATAAAGCGGAAAGCCCGTATAGACAATAAAACTTTAGAAGATCTGGAATTTCCCTCCGTGCTAAAACAGGTTGCCGAATTTTGCGTAACCGAACCTGGACGTGAAAAGGTTTTTACAATTACACCTTTTCGGAATTTTGATGAGATTGCGCCAGAATTACAACGCGTTAAAGAATTTACAGCTTCGTTTGAGGGAGATAATCATATTCCAAATCACGGTTTCGAACCTATTTTTCGTGAACTTCGAATGTTGGATATAGAAAACAGTACCTTGGAAGTTTCCGGATTTCGAAAAATTCTGTCAATTTCAGAAACTACGCGTATTTTATTGAAATTCTTTAAAAAATATGAAGAGTTTTATGACCATTTAAATTCCTTTTCTGAAGAAGTAAATTACACTTCAATTTTTTCTGAGGAAATAAACAAACGCGTAGATAAGTACGGTGAGATTAAAGACGAAGCTTCTACCGAGCTCGGCGCCATTCGCAGAAGGTTGAACGTGGTTAAAGGCAAGATAAATTCGTCGTTCACCAAGGCGCTCTCACAGTATTCCCAAAACGATTATTTAGACGAAATTCGTGAGTCTGTTGTTGAAAATAGACGCGTTTTGGCAGTTAAGGCAATGCATCGAAAAAAAGTAAGAGGCGCAGTTCTGGGCAGTTCAAAAACAGGAAGCATTGTTTATATTGAACCACAGGAAACGCTGGATTATGCAAACGAATTAAGCAACCTAATTTACGAGGAAGATGAAGAAATAAAGCGAATTTTAAAGGCAATGACCGAATTTGTACGTCCGCACGCTTCACTTTTAGCAAGCTATCAGGAATATTTGATAACGATGGATGTACTTTACGCCAAGGCGAGATATGCTTTAAAAATAAACGGCGTTTTACCAATTTTGGTATCAGAGAAGAAGATTTCGCTCTTAAAGGCGTATCATCCGCTATTGTTGGTTTCAAATAACAAACGAAAAGAAAAAACATTTCCGCAGCATATTGAGTTATTGCCTGAGAAGCGAATTATTGTGATTTCTGGACCCAATGCAGGCGGAAAGAGTATTACTTTGAAAACGGTAGGTTTGTTGCAGGTAATGTTGCAGAGCGGTTTATTGATTTCGGCAGAACCGCAAAGTGAAATGTGTTTTTTTAAAAGGGTTTTAACAGATATTGGTGATAATCAATCTATCGAAAACCATTTGAGTACTTACAGTTACCGGTTAAAAAAGATGAATCAATTTTTAAAGAAGTGCGACAAAAAAACACTTTTTTTAATTGACGAATTTGGAACCGGTAGCGATCCCGAACTCGGTGGTGCCTTGGCCGAAACATTTTTAGAGGTTTTTTATGAGCGCGAAGCGTTTGGAATAATCACGACCCATTATACAAATTTAAAATTATTGGCAAACGAGCTGCCGCACGCTATAAATGCGAATATGCAGTTTGACAATAAATCGTTGGAACCATTGTACCAGCTGCATCTCGGGGAAGCAGGAAGCAGTTACACCTTTGAAGTTGCACAGAAAAATGGTATCCCGTACAGTTTGATCAATAAAGCAAAAAAGAAAATTGAACGCGGCAAAGTACGTTTTGACAAGACTATCGCGAATCTTCAAAAAGAGCGATCTAATCTTCGAAAAACCTCGGAATCGCTAAAAACGGAAGAACAAAAGGCACGAATAGAGAGTAAGCAGTTGGAGGAAATTAATGCGCGTGTTCAAGAAAAACTGGAAAGCTATCAGGAATTGTTTGATGCCAACCAAAAGCTAATCAGTTTGGGTAAAAAAGTAGATGTGCTTTCTGAAAAATATTTCAACAACAAGCAGAAAAAGCAGCTGATTGATGAATTGATGAGATTAGTGATGATTGAGAACAGCAAACGCAAAAAGCTGGCACCTAAGGTTAAAAAAGCTGTAAAAGCCAAAGAAAAAAAGGTAATACAGGAAGTTGAAAAAAAGGTGGAAGTAATTCGCGAACGAAAGAAAGAGGAAAAAGAAAAGGCTAAAAAGTTACCCCCACCAAAACCGAAAGTTATCCTTAAAATTGGCGACCGAGTACGTATGATTGATGGTCGAGCTATCGGAACGATTGATACTATTGAGAAGAATAAAGCAATCGTGAATTACGGGATGTTTACTACAAATGTAAGTTTGGAGGAACTGGAAAAAGTATAG
- a CDS encoding thiol-disulfide oxidoreductase DCC family protein, whose protein sequence is MNNNHKIILFDGVCNLCNGAVTFIIERDKRNVFKFAALQNEIGQKLISKFNIDTSKVDSIILIDGEKHYEKSSAALRIAKYLSGAYPLLFGFMVVPKFIRNAVYDYIAKNRYKWFGKRDECMIPTPDLKKKFL, encoded by the coding sequence ATGAATAACAATCACAAAATAATACTCTTTGACGGCGTTTGCAATCTTTGTAACGGCGCGGTTACTTTTATTATAGAGCGTGATAAAAGGAACGTTTTCAAATTCGCTGCGCTTCAAAATGAAATTGGACAAAAGCTAATTTCAAAATTCAATATAGATACTTCAAAAGTAGATTCGATTATCCTTATAGATGGTGAAAAACACTACGAGAAATCTTCGGCGGCACTTCGTATAGCCAAATACCTTTCAGGTGCTTATCCCCTACTTTTTGGATTTATGGTTGTGCCAAAATTCATCAGAAATGCAGTCTATGATTATATCGCCAAAAACCGCTATAAATGGTTTGGTAAAAGGGATGAGTGTATGATTCCAACTCCAGATTTAAAGAAGAAGTTTTTGTAG
- a CDS encoding FAD-binding and (Fe-S)-binding domain-containing protein, producing MKHTLHKFKENFKGELFSDPLHTAIYATDASVYRKVPLAVAYPQNSEAIKQLVQFAVKNNTSLIPRTAGTSLAGQCVGDGIVVDVSKHFTDIISLDIENRTVTVQPGVIRDELNAYLKPYRLFFGPNTSTSNRCMIGGMVGNNSSGTTSIQYGVTRDKVLKLKTILSNGEEVVFEPLSKEVFLEKTALNSLEGKIYKTLYNELISDETQQEIWREFPKPEIHRRNTGYAVDSLLNTTVFGDFNDELNICKLLCGSEGTLAFTTEITLQLDPLPPAFTAMVATHYPTLEACLQDVVVAMQHNLHTCEMMDDLILDCTRKSKTYEPYRFFVQGNPKAILLLELKSESEEDLQLQISSLLKSISLSKYSYHSPILRGEEIEMALELRKAGLGLLGNMVGDQKAVACIEDTAVALDDLPNYILEFSALMKKYNQQAVYYAHAGAGELHLRPILNLKDGEGVAYFRKITTDVAKLCKKYKGSFSGEHGDGIVRAEFIALMIGDKNYELLKRIKTIFDPHNIFNPGKIVDAFKMDKSLRYKTNRTEPKIETLMDFSDYQGILRLAENCNGSGDCRKTADAAGAMCPSYHATKNEKDTTRARANALREVLTNNEAVNKFNSKELKEVFDLCISCKACASECPSNVDISTAKAEFLYQYNKTNGVSFSNKLFGKSTQLNKTASAFPKVSNWFFTNGFTSSIIKKFAGVHQNRTLPKVSIKSFNNSVKHIKNETDINYSPKENYRKNVLLFVDEFSNYLDVEIAVDAFELLTKLNYQVTVINNLDSGRALLSKGFLEEAKLEVEKNISFLKEKVSENNVLVGIEPSAILSFRDEYLRLADDKPSAEAIAQHTFLIEEFLAAEIENGTISAAQFTLEEKAIKIHSHCHQKSLSNQKVTFTILNLPKNYKPTIITTGCCGMAGSFGYEKEHYEVSMKIGELKLFPAVRKASADTVISANGTSCRHQILDGTGRDALHPVTILKNALL from the coding sequence ATGAAACACACATTACACAAATTCAAGGAAAATTTTAAAGGCGAATTATTTTCCGATCCCCTACATACAGCAATCTATGCTACAGACGCTTCGGTTTACCGAAAAGTGCCGCTAGCAGTGGCTTATCCTCAAAATAGTGAGGCAATTAAGCAACTTGTTCAATTCGCTGTAAAAAACAACACCTCGCTCATTCCACGAACAGCGGGCACTTCGCTCGCCGGACAATGTGTAGGCGATGGTATTGTAGTTGATGTTTCAAAACACTTTACCGATATAATTTCTTTAGATATTGAAAATAGAACCGTTACAGTACAACCCGGTGTTATTCGGGATGAATTGAACGCCTATTTAAAGCCCTACAGACTTTTTTTCGGACCCAATACTTCTACAAGTAATCGTTGTATGATCGGAGGTATGGTTGGCAATAACAGCAGTGGTACCACTTCAATCCAGTACGGCGTAACCCGCGATAAGGTCTTAAAGCTAAAAACTATCCTCTCTAACGGCGAAGAAGTTGTTTTTGAACCTCTTTCAAAAGAAGTGTTTTTAGAAAAAACCGCGCTGAATTCTCTGGAAGGAAAAATTTATAAAACTCTTTATAATGAATTAATTTCCGATGAAACACAGCAGGAAATTTGGAGGGAATTTCCAAAGCCGGAAATCCATCGTAGAAATACGGGCTACGCCGTTGACAGCCTGTTAAACACAACGGTTTTTGGCGATTTTAATGATGAATTAAATATTTGCAAATTGCTCTGTGGAAGTGAAGGAACCCTGGCATTTACAACCGAAATTACACTACAGTTAGATCCGTTGCCTCCAGCGTTTACTGCAATGGTAGCTACGCATTATCCAACCTTAGAGGCGTGCTTGCAGGATGTTGTAGTGGCTATGCAGCATAATTTACACACCTGTGAAATGATGGACGATCTAATTTTAGATTGCACAAGAAAAAGTAAAACATACGAACCGTACCGTTTTTTTGTACAAGGCAATCCGAAAGCCATTTTACTTCTTGAATTAAAAAGTGAATCTGAAGAAGATCTACAGCTGCAAATTTCATCACTATTAAAATCGATTTCTCTTTCAAAATATAGTTATCACAGTCCAATATTACGTGGAGAAGAAATAGAAATGGCTCTGGAACTGCGTAAAGCGGGACTGGGTTTGCTGGGCAATATGGTGGGCGACCAAAAAGCAGTTGCGTGTATTGAAGACACTGCAGTTGCTTTAGACGATTTGCCTAACTACATTCTAGAGTTTTCGGCACTGATGAAAAAATACAACCAACAAGCGGTGTATTACGCACATGCTGGAGCTGGGGAATTGCATTTACGGCCAATACTAAATTTAAAGGACGGAGAAGGTGTTGCCTACTTTCGAAAAATTACAACAGATGTAGCCAAACTTTGCAAAAAATACAAGGGTTCGTTTAGCGGCGAGCACGGTGATGGTATTGTACGGGCAGAATTTATTGCGCTGATGATAGGCGATAAAAATTATGAATTATTAAAACGAATTAAAACAATTTTCGATCCCCACAATATTTTCAATCCGGGCAAAATTGTGGATGCGTTTAAAATGGACAAATCCCTTCGTTATAAAACCAATAGAACGGAGCCAAAGATTGAAACGCTGATGGATTTTAGCGATTACCAAGGAATACTTCGGCTTGCCGAAAACTGTAATGGCAGCGGCGATTGTAGAAAAACAGCAGATGCCGCCGGAGCAATGTGCCCAAGTTATCACGCTACAAAAAACGAAAAAGATACAACTCGCGCACGTGCAAATGCGCTGCGCGAGGTTTTAACCAATAACGAAGCGGTAAATAAATTTAATTCGAAGGAATTAAAAGAAGTTTTCGACCTCTGTATAAGTTGTAAAGCGTGCGCCAGCGAATGCCCGAGCAATGTAGATATAAGCACCGCAAAAGCCGAATTTTTGTACCAATACAACAAAACTAATGGCGTATCTTTTTCAAATAAATTATTTGGAAAAAGCACTCAATTAAATAAAACGGCATCGGCCTTTCCAAAGGTTTCCAATTGGTTTTTTACCAACGGTTTTACTTCATCAATTATTAAAAAATTTGCTGGAGTTCATCAAAATAGAACGCTGCCAAAGGTTTCAATTAAAAGTTTTAATAATAGCGTTAAACATATTAAAAATGAAACAGATATAAATTATTCACCTAAAGAAAATTACCGTAAAAATGTATTGCTTTTTGTGGATGAATTTAGCAATTATTTAGATGTTGAAATCGCCGTGGATGCATTTGAGCTGCTAACGAAATTAAACTACCAAGTTACCGTAATTAATAATTTAGACAGCGGAAGGGCGCTACTGTCTAAAGGGTTTTTAGAAGAAGCCAAACTAGAGGTTGAAAAAAACATTTCATTTTTAAAAGAAAAGGTGTCTGAAAACAATGTTCTCGTAGGTATTGAACCTTCCGCAATTCTTTCGTTTCGTGACGAATATCTTCGACTGGCAGATGATAAACCTTCAGCAGAAGCCATTGCACAACACACTTTTTTAATTGAAGAATTTTTAGCAGCCGAAATTGAAAATGGAACTATTTCGGCGGCACAGTTTACCTTAGAAGAAAAAGCTATTAAAATTCATTCCCACTGCCATCAAAAATCATTGAGCAATCAAAAAGTAACTTTTACAATATTAAACCTTCCCAAAAACTACAAACCTACCATTATTACAACCGGCTGTTGCGGAATGGCTGGCAGCTTTGGTTATGAAAAGGAACATTATGAAGTGAGCATGAAAATAGGGGAGTTAAAGTTATTTCCGGCTGTTCGCAAAGCGTCGGCAGATACTGTTATTTCTGCTAACGGCACGAGTTGCAGACATCAAATACTCGATGGTACAGGGCGTGATGCACTACATCCGGTTACGATTCTTAAAAATGCACTTCTGTAG
- the aroC gene encoding chorismate synthase, with product MAGNSFGKIFKLTTFGESHGIAIGGIIDGCPAGLSLDFDAINTEMQRRKPGQSAIVTQRKEEDQIKFLSGIFEGKTTGTPIGFTIENTDQKSKDYSHIKDIYRPSHADFTYDKKYGIRDYRGGGRSSARETACRVVAGAIAKQLLQNLQITAYVSSVGEINLNKSYSEVDFSEIEKNPVRCPDPQMAKKMEEYIKSIKKQGDTVGGIITCVIKNMPVGLGEPVFDKLHAQLGKAMLSINAVKGFEFGSGFAGTAMKGSEHNDTINPDETTKSNYSGGIQGGISNGEDIYFNIAFKPVATIMQKQKTIDSKGNKAIAEGKGRHDPCVVPRAVPIVEAMAALVLADFWLLNKITKL from the coding sequence ATGGCGGGCAATTCCTTCGGCAAAATTTTTAAACTTACCACTTTTGGTGAATCTCATGGGATAGCTATCGGTGGAATTATAGACGGCTGTCCTGCAGGACTTTCCCTGGATTTTGATGCGATAAATACCGAAATGCAGCGCCGAAAACCCGGACAATCTGCAATTGTTACCCAACGAAAAGAAGAAGACCAAATAAAATTTCTCTCCGGAATTTTCGAAGGAAAAACTACAGGCACTCCTATTGGTTTTACAATTGAAAATACCGATCAAAAAAGTAAGGATTATAGCCATATAAAAGATATTTACCGTCCGTCTCATGCCGATTTCACCTACGATAAAAAATATGGAATTCGTGATTATCGCGGTGGCGGGCGATCCTCTGCTCGCGAAACAGCCTGCAGGGTTGTGGCAGGCGCTATTGCAAAACAATTACTGCAAAACTTACAAATTACTGCTTATGTTTCTTCCGTTGGTGAAATAAATCTCAATAAATCGTATTCAGAAGTAGATTTTTCCGAAATTGAAAAAAATCCAGTCCGTTGTCCCGATCCACAAATGGCGAAGAAAATGGAGGAATATATAAAATCAATTAAGAAGCAGGGAGATACTGTAGGTGGAATTATTACGTGTGTAATTAAAAATATGCCCGTGGGTTTGGGAGAACCAGTTTTTGATAAACTTCACGCCCAATTAGGCAAAGCTATGTTGTCTATCAACGCTGTAAAAGGTTTTGAATTTGGAAGTGGTTTTGCCGGCACAGCGATGAAAGGTAGCGAACATAACGATACTATCAATCCAGATGAAACCACGAAATCCAATTATAGCGGTGGTATTCAAGGTGGTATAAGTAACGGGGAAGATATCTACTTTAATATTGCTTTTAAACCCGTAGCAACCATTATGCAAAAGCAGAAAACCATAGACAGTAAAGGAAACAAAGCAATAGCCGAAGGAAAGGGCCGTCACGATCCGTGTGTTGTACCCAGAGCCGTACCCATCGTAGAGGCAATGGCCGCCTTGGTCTTGGCTGATTTTTGGCTGTTGAATAAAATAACAAAACTTTAA
- a CDS encoding nucleoside phosphorylase — MRHTIKQSELILTPEGKIYHLDLAPSQLAPTIITVGDPDRVKMVSKYFDTIECTAQHREFKTHTGTYRGKRISVISTGIGPDNIDIVFNELDALVNIDFEKRQIKKKLTSLDIIRIGTSGGLTPEVEVDRFLISTLGIGLDNVMHYYDKTDKIFNRDFAQSFIDHTQWNPDNSVPYAVEADKSLLKKLSSSTTDGEEQKTLQGITITNVGFYGPQGRVLRAKLKDENLNEKLSSFRYKKKRITNLEMETATMYGMAKLLGHRAISMNAIVANRASGTFSENAPRTIDALIQYTLRKISE, encoded by the coding sequence TTGAGACATACAATCAAACAAAGTGAGCTAATATTAACGCCCGAAGGTAAAATATACCATCTAGATCTTGCACCTTCGCAATTGGCCCCAACTATTATAACCGTTGGCGATCCCGACCGGGTAAAAATGGTTTCAAAATATTTTGACACTATTGAATGTACCGCCCAACACCGTGAATTTAAAACACATACAGGAACGTATAGGGGAAAGCGAATAAGTGTTATTTCCACGGGAATTGGTCCCGACAATATTGACATTGTTTTTAACGAGCTTGATGCGTTGGTGAATATAGATTTTGAAAAACGGCAAATCAAAAAAAAACTTACATCGCTTGATATTATCAGAATAGGTACCTCGGGTGGTTTAACGCCCGAAGTAGAAGTTGATCGCTTTTTAATCAGTACTTTGGGAATTGGTTTGGATAATGTGATGCATTATTACGATAAAACAGACAAAATTTTTAATCGCGATTTTGCCCAGTCTTTTATAGATCATACCCAATGGAACCCAGATAATTCGGTGCCGTACGCAGTGGAAGCAGATAAAAGCTTGCTTAAAAAACTTAGTTCCTCAACAACGGATGGAGAGGAACAAAAAACACTTCAGGGTATAACTATTACCAATGTGGGGTTTTATGGACCGCAGGGCCGCGTGCTTCGCGCAAAATTGAAAGATGAAAATCTAAACGAAAAACTTAGCTCCTTTAGATACAAAAAGAAAAGAATAACAAATTTAGAAATGGAAACCGCCACCATGTACGGAATGGCAAAACTATTGGGCCATCGAGCAATTTCTATGAATGCCATTGTGGCAAATCGGGCATCGGGAACCTTTAGCGAAAATGCCCCTAGAACCATTGATGCCCTTATTCAATACACACTTCGAAAAATTTCAGAATGA
- a CDS encoding dicarboxylate/amino acid:cation symporter has translation MKKLALHWKIIIGLVLGIVWALLSSKLGWSEFTIDWIAPFGTIFINLLKLIAVPLVLVSIITGVANIGDPSSLGRMGGKTLLAYLITTLFAVSLGLILVNVIQPGKLIDEQSRIDNRISYEIWASNNGHPPKDGISYLQDPAFFERAKKITDLSKSDLKDAAVSEKMQTAEKTKDATPLQPLVDIVPENFFFSLSNNGLMLQIIFFGIFFGVCLLLIPNEKSKPVTDFMDSAMEVFLKMVDLVMQAAPFFVFALLAGVVSKMAGDDIGKVYEIFKGLSWYSLTVFAGLMLMIFIIYPLFMKLFVKKIPYKGFFKAMAPAQTLAFSTSSSAATLPVTMECVEENLGVDKKITSFVLPIGATVNMDGTCLYQAVAVVFLAQLHMIDLTLGQQLTIVITATLASIGSAAVPSAGLVMLIIVLESVGLNPAWIAIIFPVDRILDMFRTIVNVTGDATVCSIIAKGENMLNYEPHDNPSQTFDIDS, from the coding sequence ATGAAAAAACTCGCACTACACTGGAAAATTATAATAGGATTAGTTTTAGGAATAGTTTGGGCTTTACTATCCAGTAAGTTAGGTTGGAGCGAGTTTACTATAGATTGGATTGCGCCCTTTGGAACAATTTTTATCAATTTATTAAAATTAATTGCGGTTCCCCTTGTTTTGGTTTCTATTATTACCGGGGTTGCTAATATTGGAGATCCCTCGAGCTTAGGTAGAATGGGAGGGAAGACGCTTCTCGCATATTTAATTACAACCTTATTTGCGGTTAGTCTTGGTTTAATTTTGGTTAATGTAATCCAACCGGGGAAACTTATTGACGAGCAGAGTAGAATAGACAACCGAATTAGCTACGAAATCTGGGCTTCCAATAATGGACACCCGCCAAAAGACGGAATTAGCTATTTGCAGGATCCTGCTTTTTTTGAACGTGCTAAAAAAATTACCGACCTGTCAAAAAGTGATTTAAAAGACGCCGCTGTTTCGGAAAAAATGCAGACTGCCGAAAAAACAAAGGACGCGACCCCGCTGCAACCTCTAGTAGATATTGTTCCCGAAAACTTTTTCTTTTCCTTGAGCAACAATGGTTTAATGCTTCAGATTATTTTCTTCGGAATATTTTTCGGGGTATGCCTACTTTTAATTCCGAATGAAAAATCGAAACCTGTTACAGACTTTATGGATAGCGCCATGGAGGTTTTTCTAAAAATGGTAGATTTGGTAATGCAGGCGGCTCCCTTCTTTGTATTTGCCTTGTTGGCGGGGGTGGTAAGCAAAATGGCAGGAGATGATATCGGGAAGGTATATGAAATTTTCAAAGGTTTGAGTTGGTATTCACTTACCGTATTTGCTGGATTAATGTTGATGATTTTTATTATCTATCCGCTATTTATGAAGTTGTTCGTAAAAAAAATTCCGTATAAAGGATTTTTTAAAGCTATGGCACCTGCGCAAACATTGGCATTTTCAACTTCCAGTAGTGCGGCTACTTTGCCGGTTACTATGGAATGCGTGGAAGAAAATCTTGGGGTCGATAAAAAAATTACCAGCTTTGTGTTGCCCATCGGAGCCACAGTAAATATGGATGGAACTTGTCTTTACCAAGCGGTAGCGGTGGTTTTTCTGGCACAACTTCATATGATCGATTTAACCTTAGGTCAACAATTAACTATAGTAATAACAGCCACCTTAGCTTCAATTGGCTCTGCTGCAGTTCCAAGTGCGGGATTGGTTATGCTAATTATAGTATTGGAATCGGTTGGATTAAACCCCGCTTGGATTGCCATCATTTTTCCTGTAGATAGAATTTTAGATATGTTCCGAACCATCGTTAATGTTACGGGAGATGCCACTGTATGCTCTATTATTGCAAAAGGCGAAAACATGCTGAATTATGAGCCACATGACAACCCATCACAAACTTTCGATATAGATTCTTAA